The genome window CTTGAGCCGTGCGGCGACGGCCTCGGCGCCGTCGTTGTTGAAGCCCATCCGGTTGACGACCGCGCGGTCTGCGGTGAGGCGGAAGAGCCGAGGCTTCGGGTTGCCCGGCTGCGGCTGTCCGGTGACGGTGCCGATCTCGATGTGCCCGAATCCCAGCCCTGCCAGGGAATCGATGCCGACGCCGTTCTTGTCGAAGCCGGCCGCGAGGCCGAGGCGGTTGGGGAACGTGATCCCCATCGCCTCGACCGGCGTGCCGGGTGCCGGCACTCGCGACAGCACGGGGCGCGCGGCCCGGATCGCACGGAAGGCGGCGTAGTGCGCCTCCTCCGGGTCCTGGTTGACCAGGTAGTGGTCGAAGAGGATCCGGTAGGGGCGACCCATCACTGTGCCTTGGTGTCGGCGGCCCAGTCCTGCAGCGACCTCACGTCGATGTCACCCTGACGCAGCGCGGCGATGCCCTGCACCGCGGCGGCCGCGCCCTGGACGGTCGTGATGCACGGCGTCCCGGTGAGCACGGCGGCGGCCCGGATGTCGTAGCCGTCGTGACGGGCACCGGTGGCAGAGCCGTTGGGCGTGTTGACGATCAGGTCGATCTCGCCGTCCTGGATCATGCCGACGATGGTGCGCTCACCGTCGGGACCGACGCCGTCGGACGCCTTGCGCACGATCGTCGACGGGATGCCGTTGCGGCGCAGGACCTCGGCGGTGCCTTCGGTCGCGAGCAGTTCGAAGCCGTAGTCGGCCAGGACGCGCGCGGGGAAGATCATCGTCCGCTTGTCCCGGTTGGCGATCGAGATGAAGACCCGGCCCTCGGTCGGGAGCGGCCCGAACGAGCCGGCCTGCGCCTTGGCGAACGCACGCCCGAAGTCGTCGTCGAAGCCCATCACCTCACCGGTGGACTTCATCTCCGGGCCGAGGACGGTGTCGACGAACTGGCCCTCCTTGGTGCGGAACCGGTTGAACGGGAGCACCGCCTCCTTGACCGCGATCGGCGCGTCGGCCGGCAGCAGGCCGCCGTCGCCCTCCCGGGGGAGCAGGCCGGCGGCACGAAGGTCGGCGATCGACTCACCGAGCATGACCCGGCTGGCGGCCTTGGCGAGCGAGGTGCCGGTCGCCTTGGAGACGAACGGCACCGTCCGTGAGGCACGGGGGTTGGCCTCGATGACGTAGAGCACGTCGGCGCCCAGCGCGAACTGGATGTTGATCAGGCCGCGCACGCCCACGCCCTTCGCGATCGCCTCGGTCGCGACGCGGATGCGGTCGATCTCGGCGCGGCCCAGCGTGATCGGCGGCAGTGCGCAGGACGAGTCACCGGAGTGGATGCCGGCCTCCTCGATGTGCTCCATCACGCCGCCGAGGAAGAGCTCGGTGCCGTCGTACAGGGCGTCCACGTCGATCTCGACCGCGTCGTCGATGAACCGGTCGATGAGGACCGGGCGGTCCTCGCTGATCAGCTCGGTCGCGGCCTCGAGGTAGGTCTCGAGCGCGTCGTCGGCGTAGACGATCTGCATGCCGCGGCCACCGAGGACGTACGACGGGCGCACCAGGACCGGGTAGCCGATCTCGTGGGCGATGTCGCGGGCGTCCTCGAAGGAGACGGCGGTGCCGTGCTTCGGCGAGACCAGGCCCGCGTCGGCGAGGACCTTGCCGAAGGCACCGCGCTCCTCGGCGAGCTCGATCGCCTCGGGGCTCGTGCCGACGATCGGAACGCCGGCGTCCTGCAGGCCCTGCGCGAGACCGAGCGGGGTCTGGCCGCCGAGCGTGGCGATGACGCCGGCGATCGGGCCGGCCGCCTTCTCCGCCTCGTAGATCTCGAGGACGTCCTCGAGGGTGAGCGGCTCGAAGTAGAGCCGGTCGGAGGTGTCGTAGTCGGTGGAGACGGTCTCGGGGTTGCAGTTGACCATGATCGTCTCGTAGCCGGCCTTGGACAGCTCGAGGCTGGCGTGGACGCACGAGTAGTCGAACTCGATGCCCTGGCCGATGCGGTTCGGGCCCGAGCCGAGGATGAGCACGGCCGGCTTGGTGCGCGGCGAGACCTCGGTCTCCTCGTCGTAGGAGGAGTAGTGGTAC of Nocardioides sp. Kera G14 contains these proteins:
- the carB gene encoding carbamoyl-phosphate synthase large subunit, with the translated sequence MPKREDLKSVLVIGSGPIVIGQACEFDYSGTQACRILKAEGLRVILVNSNPATIMTDPEFADATYVEPITPEFVEKVIAKERPDAILPTLGGQTALNTATALHENGVLEKYGVEMIGASFDAIHRGENRELFNDIVRKVGGEVARSFVCHTMDDVEKATEELGYPVVVRPSFTMGGLGSGIAYDETDLARIAGAGLSASPTTEVLIEESIIGWKEYELEVMRDKADNVVIICSIENFDPMGVHTGDSITVAPAMTLTDREYQHLRDLAINIIREVGVDTGGCNIQYAVNPADGRVIVIEMNPRVSRSSALASKATGYPIAKIAAKVAVGYTLDEIANDITEVTAASFEPTLDYVVVKVPRFAFEKFPTADTTLTTHMKSVGEAMAIGRNFTEAFNKALRSMENKNAPFDFAPLVEEDEALLETKERLLEEIKRPHDGRVQKVMQAIRAGATPEEIFESTRIDPWYVDQLFLIHEVATAVGEAETLDAQALRLAKRHGLSDAQIADIRSLSEAEVRAARWATGVRPVYKTVDTCAAEFEAKTPYHYSSYDEETEVSPRTKPAVLILGSGPNRIGQGIEFDYSCVHASLELSKAGYETIMVNCNPETVSTDYDTSDRLYFEPLTLEDVLEIYEAEKAAGPIAGVIATLGGQTPLGLAQGLQDAGVPIVGTSPEAIELAEERGAFGKVLADAGLVSPKHGTAVSFEDARDIAHEIGYPVLVRPSYVLGGRGMQIVYADDALETYLEAATELISEDRPVLIDRFIDDAVEIDVDALYDGTELFLGGVMEHIEEAGIHSGDSSCALPPITLGRAEIDRIRVATEAIAKGVGVRGLINIQFALGADVLYVIEANPRASRTVPFVSKATGTSLAKAASRVMLGESIADLRAAGLLPREGDGGLLPADAPIAVKEAVLPFNRFRTKEGQFVDTVLGPEMKSTGEVMGFDDDFGRAFAKAQAGSFGPLPTEGRVFISIANRDKRTMIFPARVLADYGFELLATEGTAEVLRRNGIPSTIVRKASDGVGPDGERTIVGMIQDGEIDLIVNTPNGSATGARHDGYDIRAAAVLTGTPCITTVQGAAAAVQGIAALRQGDIDVRSLQDWAADTKAQ